The genome window GAATTGAAGCCCTGCACCATGTCGCATCGTGTGCGCATACCGACGCGGGGCGACGATGGGAGCAAAGCCGCCTGACGAGCGAATGCAACGCCACCGCGAACCGGCACACGGCATCGCGCTCAGCGGCGTCCATCGTCCAGCAACGCCATCGCCGCATTGTGTCCTGGCGCGCCGGTCACGCCGCCACCCGGATGGGTGCCGGAGCCGCACAGGTACAGGCCGGGAATCGCACCGCGGTAGTTGGCCTGGCCGAGCATCGGGCGGGCGCTGAACAACTGGTTGAGGCTCAGCGCGCCGTGGAAGATATCGCCGCCGATCAGGCCGAAGGTGCGCTCCAGGTCCAGCGGGGTCAGCGCCTGCCGGCCCAGCACCGAGTCCGCGAAGCCCGGCGCGTAGCGCTCGACAGTGGCGATCATCAGTTCGGCGACCTCGTCGCGGTGCGCATCCCAGCTGCGCCCGTCCGGCAACTGCGGCGCCACGTGCTGGCAGAACAGGCTGGCGACGTGCTGGCCGGGCGGCGAAAGCGCATCGTCCAGTGTGCTGGGGATCAGGAGTTCGACGATGGGGTCGCGCGACCAACCGTGCTCGCGCGCATCGCGGTAGGCGCGGTCCATGTAGTCCAGGCTCGGCGCCAGGATGATGCCGGCGGTGAGGTGCTCGCCCGGCCCCGGCAACGCGCGGAACTGCGGTAGCCGCGACAGCGCCACGTTCATCCGGAACGTGCCCGAGCCGCAGCGCCACTGCGCCATGCGTTCGCGGGTGGCGGCCGGCACGTGCGCCGGGTCGAGCAGGCGCTCGTACAACAGCTTGGGATTGACGTTGGCGACGACGCGCCGCGCATACAGGCGCTCGCCGTGCTCGGTGACCACGCCGACCGCGCGCCCGTCCTCGACCAGGATCTCGCGTACGCCGGCGTCGGTGCGGATCTGCGCGCCCGCGGCGAGCGCGGCCTTGGCCATCGCCTGGGTGATCGCGCCCATGCCGCCGAGCGCATGGCCCCACGCGCCCTTGACCCCGTTGCTCTCGCCGAACACGTGGTGCAGCAGCACGTAGGCCGAACCAGGCGTGTACGGGCTGGCATAGTTGCCGACGATGCCGTCGAAACCGAACAAGGCCTTGACCGGATCGCTTTCGAACCAACGCTCCAGGTACTCGGCGGCGGAGAGGGTGAACAGGTCCAGCAGCTCCTGGCGCAGGCCGGGATCGAGCGCATGCAGGCGGCGGCCGAGGCGGCCGGCACGCAGCAGTTCCGGGAACGCCTGCACCCAGCCGCCATCGGTGACGTTCGGCGGTGGCTGCAGCGCCAGCGCACGCAGCACGTCGGCGATGCGCTCCAACCGCGCCTCGTAGGCCGGCAGGCGTTCGGCGTCGCGGGCGGAGAACTTCGCCACCTGTGCCTGAGTGATGCCGGCACCGGCCAGCAGATAGCGGTCGTCGGGCAGCGGCACGAAGTTGTTGCAGCGGCGCGGCACGATGCGCAGGCCGTGCGCGGCCAGGCCCAGATCGGCGATCACCTTCGGCTGCAGCAGCGACACCGTATAGGACGCCACCGAATTGCGGAAGCCGGGGTGGAATTCCTCGGTGACCGCTGCGCCGCCGACCACGCCGCGCCGCTCCAGCACCCTGACCTTCCAGCCGGCGCGTGCAAGATACGCGGCGCAGACCAGGCCGTTGTGGCCGGCGCCGACGATCAGAGCATCGCAGGACGGTTCGCGCTTCACTCCGGGGATGATACCGGCCCGCCGGCCTCACACCTGCTGAGCACGAGCACCCGGCCCATGACCTTCGACACCCCTGAAACCCCGGGCAGCGGCGTACAGTCTGGCCACGGCCCCTTGGGCCATTCCGTATCCACGCTGGCTTGGAGCTTCCTTGTGACCTTTCGCAATCCCCAGATGCTGCTGTTGACCCTGGCCGTGAGCGCCGCCCTCAGCGGCTGCAACAAGCCCGACGCGGCAGCGCCCGCCGCCGACGCCGCCAAGACCGAGGCAGCCGCCGCGCCGGCGCCTGCCGCAACGCCGGCCGAACTGAAGCTCGACGCCAGCAAGCTGCCCCCCTACAGCGCCTTTGCCGCCAGCGACCTGGATCCGAGCAAGGACGCCTGCAACGACTTCGCCGGCTACGTCAACGGCAAGTGGCTGGCCGCCAACGAAATCCCCAAGGACCGCAGCAGCTGGGGCGCGTTCTCGATCCTGGACGAGCGCTCGGTCGCCGTGCAGCACCAGTTGGCCGAACAGGCCGCTGCCGCCAACGGGCAGGGCGTGGACAAGATCGTCGGCGATTTCTGGGCCTCGGGCATGGACGAAGCCAAGGTCAACGCGCAGGGCATCGCACCGCTGAAGGCCGACCTGGCCGCGATCGACGGCCTCAAGGATGGCCCGGCGGTGGCCGAGTACCTGCGCCAGAGCGCGGCCAAGGGCGAGAACGGCCTGTTCGGCTTCGGCGCCCAAGCCGACTTCAAGCATGCCTCGATGAACATGGCCTACGCGACGCAGGGCGGCCTGGGCCTGCCCGAACGCGGCTACTACTTCGATGCCGACAAGAAGGACAAACTCAACGCTTATCAGGCGCACGTGGCCAAGGTGCTGGAGCTATCCGGGGTGCCGGCCGCCGATGCGGCCAAGCAGGCCAAGGACGTGGTGGCGCTGGAAACGCGCCTGGCCAAGGTCTCCAAGTCCAGCGAACAGATGTCGCGCGACGCCGAGCTGGCCTACAACCCGATCACCCCCGCCGACGCCGACAAGCTGACCCCAAACTTCCCGTGGACCAAGTTCTTCGCGTCGCAGGGCGTGGCGGTGCCGGAGAGGTTCTCGCTGGCGATCCCGGCGTTCCACCAGGAAGTGAGCAAGGCGCTGGGCGACACCGATCCGTCGGTGTGGCGCGCCTACCTGCGCTTCCACACCGTCGATAGCGCCTCGCCGTACCTGAGCGATACGTTCGCGCAGGAAAGCTTCGCGTTCTACGGCAAGGAGCTCAACGGCCAGGCCGAGATGAAGCCGCGTTGGAAGCGCGTGCTCGGCAGCATCGAGGACGGCGCCGGCGAGGCGATGGGCCAGATGTACGTCAAGGTCGCTTTCTCGGCCGACGCCAAGGCCAAGATGCAGCAACTGGTGGACAACCTGCGCCAGGCGTTGAAGGTGCGCATCGAGCACGTCACCTGGATGAGCCCGGAGACCAAGGCCAAGGCGATCGCCAAGTGGGAGACTTTCACCCCGAAGATCGGCTACCCGGACAAGTGGCGCGATTACAGCGGCCTGAGCACCCAGCGCGACAGCTACCTGGACAACATGCGCGCTGCCACCGCGTTCAACTACAAGTACAACCTGAGCAAGATCGGCAAGCCGGTGGACAAGACCGAATGGGACATGACCCCGCAGACGGTCAACGCCTACTACAACCCGCTGCAGAACGAGATCGTGTTCCCGGCCGCGATCCTGCAGCCGCCGTTCTTCGATCCCGCTGCCGACGACGCGTTCAACTACGGAGGTATCGGCGCGGTGATCGGCCATGAGATGACCCATGGCTACGACGACCAGGGCAGCCGTTTCGGACCCGACGGCAACTTCATCAAGGATCCGGGTTGGTGGACGCCGAAGGACCTGGCCGCGTTCAAGGGGCTGACCGGCAAGCTGGTCAAGCAGTTCGACGAGTACAAGGTGGACGGCAAGCCGGTCAACGGCAAGCTGACCCTGGGCGAGAACATCGCCGACCTGGGCGGCCTGTCCACCGCCTACGACGCACTGCAGAAGGCCACCGCGGGCAAGGACGATCCGAAGGTGGGCGGGATGACGCGCGACCAGAACTTCTTCCTCAACTGGGCCACCGTGTGGCGCACCAAGTACACCCCGCAGAACGCGATGGTGCGCCTGGCCACCGATCCGCACGCCCCGGCGCAGTTCCGCGCGATGGGCGCGCCGTCGAACCTGCCGGCCTTCGCCGCCGCGTTCCAGTGCAAGGCGGGCTCGCCGATGGTGCGCGCCGGCGACAGGCAGGTCGTGATCTGGTAAGCGCAGCAGTTCCACTGCAACGCGAAAAGGCCCGGCATGTCCGGGCCTTTTCTTTGCCCGCTGCTGGTTTGCCGACTGCGCGCGTCCAGCACACGCCCGCGCATTCTTCTGAACCGGTTAGGGAGAGCCGCGCCACGCCATGGCCACAGCTGCAGGCCGCAGCTTGTTAAACTCCGCCGACTTTAATCCTGACCGGATTCGCTCCCGATGCTCACTGCCCGTCCGCTTGCCCTCGCTGTCGCCCTCGGCCTGATCGCCCTGGCGTCCACCGCCGATGCCGCGCCCAAGAAGAAGCGCGCCGCCGCCAAGGCGCCCGTCGTCAGCGCCGCCTGCACCGATTTCTACGACGACGCCAATGCCGATTGGCTGAAGAGCAACCCGCTGCCGCAGACCGGCGCCGTCACCGCCCTGGGCCAGTTGTCCGCGCGCGC of Xanthomonas translucens pv. cerealis contains these proteins:
- a CDS encoding phytoene desaturase family protein; amino-acid sequence: MKREPSCDALIVGAGHNGLVCAAYLARAGWKVRVLERRGVVGGAAVTEEFHPGFRNSVASYTVSLLQPKVIADLGLAAHGLRIVPRRCNNFVPLPDDRYLLAGAGITQAQVAKFSARDAERLPAYEARLERIADVLRALALQPPPNVTDGGWVQAFPELLRAGRLGRRLHALDPGLRQELLDLFTLSAAEYLERWFESDPVKALFGFDGIVGNYASPYTPGSAYVLLHHVFGESNGVKGAWGHALGGMGAITQAMAKAALAAGAQIRTDAGVREILVEDGRAVGVVTEHGERLYARRVVANVNPKLLYERLLDPAHVPAATRERMAQWRCGSGTFRMNVALSRLPQFRALPGPGEHLTAGIILAPSLDYMDRAYRDAREHGWSRDPIVELLIPSTLDDALSPPGQHVASLFCQHVAPQLPDGRSWDAHRDEVAELMIATVERYAPGFADSVLGRQALTPLDLERTFGLIGGDIFHGALSLNQLFSARPMLGQANYRGAIPGLYLCGSGTHPGGGVTGAPGHNAAMALLDDGRR
- a CDS encoding M13 family metallopeptidase gives rise to the protein MLLLTLAVSAALSGCNKPDAAAPAADAAKTEAAAAPAPAATPAELKLDASKLPPYSAFAASDLDPSKDACNDFAGYVNGKWLAANEIPKDRSSWGAFSILDERSVAVQHQLAEQAAAANGQGVDKIVGDFWASGMDEAKVNAQGIAPLKADLAAIDGLKDGPAVAEYLRQSAAKGENGLFGFGAQADFKHASMNMAYATQGGLGLPERGYYFDADKKDKLNAYQAHVAKVLELSGVPAADAAKQAKDVVALETRLAKVSKSSEQMSRDAELAYNPITPADADKLTPNFPWTKFFASQGVAVPERFSLAIPAFHQEVSKALGDTDPSVWRAYLRFHTVDSASPYLSDTFAQESFAFYGKELNGQAEMKPRWKRVLGSIEDGAGEAMGQMYVKVAFSADAKAKMQQLVDNLRQALKVRIEHVTWMSPETKAKAIAKWETFTPKIGYPDKWRDYSGLSTQRDSYLDNMRAATAFNYKYNLSKIGKPVDKTEWDMTPQTVNAYYNPLQNEIVFPAAILQPPFFDPAADDAFNYGGIGAVIGHEMTHGYDDQGSRFGPDGNFIKDPGWWTPKDLAAFKGLTGKLVKQFDEYKVDGKPVNGKLTLGENIADLGGLSTAYDALQKATAGKDDPKVGGMTRDQNFFLNWATVWRTKYTPQNAMVRLATDPHAPAQFRAMGAPSNLPAFAAAFQCKAGSPMVRAGDRQVVIW